The genomic window GGAGAATACCCGTTCCACGAGCTGCGACAGCACGGCTGTCTGGTAACCGGAACCGGTTCCGATCTCCAGCACCTTGTCCAGCGGGCCGGCGGCCAGCAGCAGCTCGGTCATCCGCGCCACCATGAAAGGTTGCGAGATGGTCTGGTTGTGCCCGATGGGCAGCGCGGTGTCTTCGTAGGCACGGTGCGACAGCGCCTCGTCAACGAAGAGATGGCGCGGCGTACGGCGGATCACCTCCAGCACGTGGGCGTTGGACAGGCCTTCTTCATACAGGCGCTGGATCAGACGCTCACGGGTGCGCTGGGAGGTCATGCCGATCCCACCGCGACGGGACAATTCATTGGCCATGGTCGATCCCTCCGAGCCAGTCGCCAAGGACATTGAACGCCTCCCGGAAGGTCCGGTCCATCTGCAGCGGCGTGATGGACACGTAGCCTTGCATGACCGCGTGGAAATCGGTGCCCTCCCCGCCATCCTCGGCATCGCCGGCAGCGGCGATCCAGTAGCCTTCCTTGCCGCGTGGATTGACCACTTTCACCGGCGCCGCAGCGCGGGCCCGATGGCCCAGGCGGGTCAGCTGGATGCCCTTGATGCGGTCCAGCGGCAGGTTGGGGATGTTCACGTTGAGCACGGTGCGCGGCGGCAGGTCGAGCTTGTCGTGGGACTCCACCAGCAGGCGGGCGAAATGCATCGCGGTGGGCAGGTTGTTAGTCAGCCGCGAGCAGAGCGAGAAGGCGAAGGCCGGACGGGACAGGAAGCGTCCCTCCAAGGCCGCCGCCACGGTGCCCGAATAGAGCACGTCGTCACCCAGGTTGGCGCCGAGGTTGATGCCCGAGACGACCATGTCCGGCAGTTCGTCCAGCAGGCCATTGAGCCCCAGGTGCACACAGTCGGTCGGGGTGCCGTTGAGGCTGATGAAGCCATTGCCCAGGCGATGGGGATGCAGCGGCCGATCCAGCGTAAGCGAGCTGCTCGCTCCGCTACGGTCGGTTTCCGGGGCGATCACGATGCAGTCCGCATACGCGGACAGCGCGTCGTGAAGCGCGGCGATACCGGGTGCAGTGACCCCGTCGTCGTTGGCAATCAATATGCGCATGGGCTTTCCGTCTGCCCTGCCGGCACGAGGTCGATCAGCTCGCGCACTACCACGGTGGCGAAGCAGCCAGCCGGCAGGACGAATTCCAGTTGCAGAATGTCAGGGGCGGGATAATGCCATGTAAGGCCCGGGATGGGGAGGCGCAGAATGCGCCGTTCGTGCGCCATGTCCGCACTGGCGAGCCACTGGCAAAGCGCCATCTCAGTGTGTTGCACGCTGCGCTCCATCTCGCCGGGCCGGTTCGCCGCCGGTGAATCGCCCTCGCCCCACAGCGGGCCGGTGGGGTGCAGGTCCAGCGCGGCAAGGCGCGGATCGGTGCATTCCGCCTCCCCCGCAGGGAAGAAGCTGCGGCTGTCGGTGAACGCCAGCAGGTCGCCGACCTGCGCGCGGTTCCAGGTGCCTTCGGCCACCCGGCGCGCCAACACCTGATTGAAAACGTAGCTGCGCGCCGCCGACAGCAGTCGCGAGCGCATGTTGCGGTGTTCCGGCAACTTGCCGCGCTCGGCAAAGCCGCGGGCGTCGAAGACGTTTCCACCGTCATGGCCGAAACGCTGGGTGCCGAAGTAGTTCGGCACGCCCTGGGCGACGATGGCCTTCAACCGCGCTTCGAGTCGCTCACGATCCGCCTGCAGCTCGGTCAGGCGCAGGGTGAAGCCGTTCGCCGAGTGCGCGCCGCGCTGCAGTTTGCGGCGGTGGCGGTTGCGTTCGAGGATGCGCAGGCTGTCATCCTCGGCGCCCGCCAGGTCCGGGTCGGACTTGCCCGGCAGGTGCAGGCTGAACCACTGGCGGGTCAGCGCCTGGCGATCCTTGAGGCCGGCATAGCTGATCATCTTCACCGGCACACCGGCCGCACGGGCCAGGCGGCGGGCGGCCTCCTCGGTGTTCAGGCCGCGCTTTTCGACCCACAGCCAGAGGTGTTCGCCGTCGCCGGAAAGCGGGATGTCCAGCACCTCGTCGACCTGGAAGTCTTCGGCCACGGCCTTGAGCACCGCACGGCCGCAGGATTCGCCATGGGCGCGCGGGCCCAGCAGTTCCAGCTCGGTCATGCGCGGGCCAGCAGGGCGACGGCGTGAACCGCGATACCTTCCTCGCGGCCGGTGAAGCCGAGTTTCTCGGTGGTGGTGGCCTTGACGTTGACCTGTTCCAGCTCGACCTTCAGGTCAGCGGCGATGGTTTCGCGCATGCGCTGGATGTGCGGCGCCATCTTCGGCGCCTGGGCGATGATGGTGGTGTCGACGTTTTCCACCTTCCAGCCCTTGGCTTCCACCAGGCTCAGAACATGGCGCAGCAGTGCGCGGCTGTCGGCGCCCTTGAACTGCGGGTCGGTATCGGGGAAGTGCTTGCCGATGTCGCCCAGCGCGCAGGCGCCCAGCAGGGCATCGGAGAGCGCGTGCAGCAGTACGTCGCCGTCGGAGTGCGCGACGAGCCCGAACCTGTGGGGAATACGCACGCCGCCCAGGGTGATGAAGTCGCCCTCGCCGAAGCGGTGTACGTCGTAGCCATGTCCGATACGCATGAAAAAACGCCCTGTAAATGTCAGGGCGTCGATTCTACCGGATCACTGCCCTGTGGGTGTCAGTCGCAGAGCGCCGCGGCGTGGTGACGCAGGTGATCTTCGATGAAGCTCGCAATGAAGTAGTAGCTGTGGTCGTACCCCGGCTGCAGGCGCAGCTCCAGCGGGTGGCCGGCCGCAGCCGCCGCGTCCCGCAGGGCCTGGGGCTTGAGCTGCACGGCGAGGAAGTCATCGCGGTCGCCCTGGTCCACCAGGATCGGCAGGCGCTCGCTGGCGTTACCCAGCAACTCGACCGCATCCCACTCGCGCCAGGCGGCCGGGTCTTCACCGAGGAAGCGCCCCAGCGCCTTCTGCCCCCAGGGGCAGTCGCTCGGGTGGCTGATGGGGGCGAACGCCGACAGCGACCGATAGCGTCCGGGATTGCGCAGGGCGCAGATCAGCGCGCCGTGGCCGCCCATGGAGTGGCCACTGATGCCGCGCTTCAGCGACACCGGGAAGTTCGCCTCGATCAGCGCCGGCAGCTCCTGCACCACGTAGTCGTGCATGCGGTAGTGACGCGCCCAGGGTTCCTGGGTGGCATTGACGTAGAAGCCGGCGCCCAGGCCAAAGTCCCACGCGCCATCCGGGTCGCCCGGCACGTCCGGGCCGCGCGGGCTGGTATCCGGCGCGACGATGACGATGCCCAGCTCCGCCGCCACACGCTGGGCGCCGGCCTTCTGCATGAAGTTCTCGTCGGTGCAGGTCAGCCCGGACAGCCAGTACAGCACCGGCAGGCCGGCCTCGGGCTCGGCCTGGGGCGGCAGGTAGACCGCGAAGACCATGTCGCAGCCCAGCGTGGCGGAGCGGTGGCGATAGCGCTGGTGCCAGCCGCCGAAGCTCTTCTGGCTGCTGATGAGTTCGATGGAATCCGTCATGGAGCCTCCTGTGAGGCCGGGCGCACGGGGCGCCCGGCGGTTCGATCAGTAATGGATGACGGAGCGGATGCTCTTGCCTTCGTGCATCAGGTCGAACGCCTCGTTGATCTTCTCCAGGCCCATGGTGTGGGTGATGAAGGTATCCAGCGGGATCTCGCCCTTTTGCGCCTTTTCCACATAGCTGGGCAGCTCGGTGCGGCCTTTCACGCCACCGAAGGCGGAACCGCGCCAGACGCGACCGGTCACCAGCTGGAACGGGCGGGTGCTGATTTCCTGGCCGGCGCCGGCAACGCCGATGATGGTGGATTCGCCCCAGCCCTTGTGGCAGCACTCCAGCGCGGCACGCATCAGCTGGACGTTGCCCACGCACTCGAAGGAATAGTCCACGCCGCCATCGGTCATTTCGACGATGACTTCCTGGATCGGTTTCTGATGATCCTTGGGATTGACGAAGTCGGTGGCGCCCAGTTCTTTGGCAATGTCGAACTTGGCGGGGTTGATGTCCACCGCGATGATGCGCGAGGCCTTGGCCATCTTCGCGCCGATGATCGCGGCCAGGCCGATCCCGCCCAGGCCGAAGATGGCCACGGTGGCACCCTCTTCCACCTTGGCGGTGTTCAGCACGGCGCCGATACCGGTGGTCACGCCGCAGCCGAGCAGGCAGACCTTTTCCAGCGGCGCTTCCTCGGGAATCTTCGCCAGGGAGATTTCCGGCAGCACGGTGTACTCGGAGAAGGTCGAGCAGCCCATGTAGTGGTAGATCGGCTCGCCGTTGTAGGAGAAGCGGCTGGTGCCGTCGGGCATCAGGCCTTTGCCCTGGGTGGCGCGCACGGCCTGGCAGAGGTTGGTCTTGCCGGATTTGCAGAATTTGCACTCGCGGCATTCGGCGGTGTACAGCGGGATCACGTGGTCGCCCACTTTCAGCGAGGTCACGCCCTCGCCCACCGCTTCGACGATGCCGCCACCTTCGTGGCCCAGGATGCACGGGAACACACCCTCGGAATCCTGGCCGGACAGGGTGTAGGCGTCGGTGTGGCAGACACCGGTGGCAACGATGCGCACCAGCACCTCGCCCTTCTGCGGCGGCGCCACATCCACTTCGACGATTTCCAACGGTTTGTTGGGGGCGAAGGCGACGGCGGCACGGGACTTGATCATCGGGAAACTCCTGAACGATGGAAACGACAACGCCCGCCAAGGGCGGACGGGTTCGGCGCGGCGGCCGAGAAACCGGGACGGGCCACAGCCACGTCGGGGAGCGATCGGGCCACACGGCAAATGCGCAGCCCAAAGCCTGGGAAGTGTAGAAAACCCCGTTTCAGGGAATAATCAGGCAATAATCAAAACATTATTGCAATACAGGGATAATCCACATGCACCGCTGGGAAGGACTGGACGAATTCGTCGCCGTCGCCGAAACCGGCCAATTCACGGCCGCCGCCGAGCGCCTGGGCGTGTCGTCGTCCCACGTCAGCCGCCAGGTCGCACGCCTGGAGGAGCGCCTGCAGACACGCCTGCTCTACCGCAGCACGCGCAAGGTGACGTTGAGCGAAGCCGGGCAGACCTTCCTGCAGCATTGCCGGCGCCTGCAGGACGCCCGCGAGGAAGCGTTGCGCGCGGTCAGCGATCTCTCCGCCGAACCCAAGGGCCTGCTGCGCATGACCTGCGCCGTGGCCTATGGCGAGCGTTTCGTGGTGCCGCTGGTGAACGAATTCATGGCCGAGTTTCCGCAGCTGCGGGTCGAGATCGAGCTGTCCAACCGCCAGCTGGACCTGCTCCACGAAGGCTTCGACCTGGCCATCCGCCTCGGCCGCCTCAGCGATTCGCGATTGGTGGCGACCCGCCTGGCGCCGCGGGTGATGTACCTGTGCGCGACGCCGCAATACCTGGATCGCCACGGCACCCCGCAGAGCGTGGCGGAGCTGGCGCGGCACAATTGCCTGGTGGGCAGCAGCGACCAGTGGAGCTTCCTCGAGGACGGTCGCGAAACCCAGCACCGGGTGCAGGGCAACTGGCGCTGCAACAGCGGCCAGGCGGTGCTGGATGCGGCACTGCGCGGCTTCGGCCTGTGCCAGCTACCGGACTACTACGTGCTGGAACATCTGCGCAGCGGCCGCCTGGTATCCCTGCTGGAGGCGCACCAGCCGCCGAACACGGGGGTCTGGGCGCTGTATCCGCAGCAGCGGCATTTGTCCCCGAAGGTTCGCCAATTGGTGGACCATCTCAAGGAAGGCCTACAGCATCTTGAGCACTCTCCGTTGTCGTGAAGCAAACGGCAGGAATTGGCGTTCGCTAGAATGCCCGGTTTCCTACTCCACGGTTCAAGGACGACGACATGTCAGCCCTCTACTCCTTTCGCGAGCGCTACCTCCTGCGCTTCTGGACGCCGTTGCCGACCCTGGTCGCCCTCGGTGTGATCTCGGCCTACTACTTCGCCATGACCGGCACCTTCTGGGCGGTCACCGGCGAGTTCACCCGCTGGGGCGGCCATGTGCTGTCCTGGTTCGGCCTGCAGCCGCAGGAATGGAGCTACTTCAAGATCATCGGCCTGCAAGGCACCCCGCTGGACCGCATCGACGGCGTGATGATCATCGGCATGTTCTTCGGCGCGCTGATCTGTGCGCTCTGGGCGGGCAACGTCAGCCTGCGCTGGCCAACCAGCAAGCGGCGCCTGGTACAGGGTCTGATTGGCGGAGTGATCGCCGGCTTCGGCGCGCGCCTGGCGATGGGCTGCAACCTGGCGGCGTTCTTCACCGGTATCCCGATGTTCTCGGTGCACGCCTGGGCCTTCATGTTCGCCACCGTGCTCGGCGCCTGGTTCGGCGTGAAGATCAGCCTGCTGCCCTTCCTGCGCGTTCCGCTGAAGGTCGGCGGCAAGGCGGCGGCACTGCCGAGCGCCGAGGCCCTGGCTCGCCGCGCCCAGCTGCAGTGGCGCCTGGGCATGGGCGTGCTGGCGATTGCCGCCCTGTTCGCCGCCTGGCGCTTCGAGGTCTCGCTGGTGCTGGGCATGGCCTGCCTGTTCGGCCTGCTGTTCGGCGGGCTCATCGAACGTGCGCAGATCTGCTTCACCAGCGCCGCGCGCGACCTCTGGACCACCGGCCGCACCCAGGCCGCAATGGGCATTCTGCTGGGCATGGCAGCCGCCTGCGTCGGCACCTTCGCCGCCATTCACAACGGCCTGCCGCCGAAGATTTTCTGGATGGGCCCGAATGCGGTGATCGGCGGGGTGCTGTTCGGCCTGGGCATCGTCCTGGCCGGTGGCTGCGAGACCGGCTGGATGTACCGTTCGATGGAAGGCCAGGTGCACTTCTGGGTGGTGGGGATCGGCAACGTGATCGGCGGCACCCTGGTCGCGGTGTACTGGGACGAGCTCGGCACCCGCCTCGCCCTGCCCTATCCCAAGCTCAACCTGCTGCAGGAGTTCGGTCCTGGCGGCGGGTTGCTGATCACCTTCGCCGGCCTTGCCCTGTGCATGCTGCTGGTGCAACTGAACGCAAAACGATTCACCCGTAAACGGAAACCGTCCGATGCCCGACACCAAGACGCCGACGCTGTCGCTTGATCTGCGCGGCGAACACTGCCCCTACAACGCCATCGCTACCCTGGAAACCCTGGCGACCCTGAAGCCGGGCGATCTGCTGGAGGTGATCACCGATTGTTCGCAGTCGGTGCATGGCATTCCGGAAGACACCCAGCGCCACGGCTACCACTGCCTGGCAGTGGAGCAGCACGGGGCGCTGTTCCGCTTCCTGATCGAGGTGCCGCTGCTGGGCTGAAACGCCTTCGCAGGAACGGGCTCCGTCCGCGATGGCTTCCGGCGCGGTTCGAACCTGTCGCGGACGAAGTCCGCTCCTACAGTGATATCCCAGCGCTCGGGCCTGCCCTCACCCTAACCCTCTCCCCGACGGAGAGGGGACCGTTCGGTGCAGGATGAAATTACAACATCAGCCGGCACAACCTGCTCCCTCTCCCTCCGGGAGAGGGCTGGGGGGAGGGGGAAACGTCGGTACAAACTTGCCAGAAGGAAGACAGTTGCTCCTACGCCTCGCTCAACCTGCAGGAGCGCGAGATGCGCACGATCGCGGGCATGGCCCGCTCCTACAGGAGTCCGGTGCTACGCCGGCGGCGTGGCGGTCGCGAGCGGAATCAGGGCTTGGCGAAATGGCGCTGCAGGCGCTGCAGGTCTTCCGGGGTGGTGACCTTGATGTTGTCGATGCGCCCTTCCACCATGCGCGGCTGGTAGCCCGCCCATTCCATGGCAGATGCCTCGTCGGTGATCGCCGCGTCGGCCACCAGGGCATCGGCGAGCGCGCGGTGCAGCGCACCGAGGCGGAACATCTGCGGGGTGTAGGCCTGCCAGACCACGCTGCGGTCGATGGTTTCGACCACGCGGCCGTCGGCGCCGACGCGCTTCAACGTATCCCGGGCGGGAACGCCCAGCAGCCCACCGACGGCGTCGAATTCCAGCTCATCCAGCAGGCGATCGAGATCGGACCGCGCCAGGTTCGGCCGCGCGGCGTCGTGCACCAGCACCCAATCATCACTGCCGGCGCCCAGTTCGGTCAGGCGCAGCAGTCCATTGAGCACGGAATCGGCACGCTCGCGGCCGCCGTCGGCACACTGGATGCGTTCATTGGATGCGCTCGGCAGGGTCGGCCACCAGGGATCGTCGGTGGCCAGGCAGACCACAAGCCCCTTGAGCCGGGGATGGCCGAGGAAACAGTCGAGGGTACGTTCGAGAATGCTGCGACCGGCGAGGTCGAGGTATTGCTTGGGGCGGTCGGCGCGCATCCGCGAACCGATGCCGGCGGCCGGAATCACGGCCCAGAAGGCGGGAGTGGTCATTGCGCGAGCTGGTAGAGGGTTTCCTTGTCCTTGACCATGCCGAGTTCGTGGCGGGCACGTTCCTCGACCGTCTCGGTGCCTTTCTTGAGCTCGGCGACTTCCGCCTCGAGGATGCGGTTACGCTCGAGCAGGCGCTCGTTCTCGCCCTGCTGGTCGGCAATCTGCTTCTGCAGGTCGCGCACCTGCGCCAGGCTGCCATCGCCAACCCACAGGCGATACTGCAGGCCGGCCAGCGCCAGGATCAGCACGACGAACAGCCAGTAAGGGCTACGTAACCTCAACCTTCAGCTCCCTGTACGCAAAGGGGTGGCTCCTGCCACCCCTTCACCGTACCAGACTCGGATCAGCCGCGGAATTCCGCGCGACCACGGTACGGCGCCTTGGCGCCCAGCTGCTCTTCGATACGCAGCAGCTGGTTGTACTTGGAAACGCGGTCGGAGCGGCAGAGGGAACCGGTCTTGATCTGACCAGCGGCAGTGCCGACGGCCAGGTCAGCGATGGTGCTGTCCTCGGTTTCGCCCGAACGGTGCGAGATCACGGCGGTGAAACCGGCGGCCTTGGCCATCTGGATGGCTTCCAGGGTCTCGGTCAGCGAGCCGATCTGGTTGAACTTGATCAGGATCGAGTTGCCGATCTTCTCGTCGATGCCGCGCTTGAGGATCTTGGTGTTGGTCACGAACAGGTCGTCACCGACCAGTTGCACCTTCGCGCCGATCTTGTCGGTCAGGACTTTCCAGCCAGCCCAGTCGGACTCGTCCATGCCGTCTTCGATGGAGATGATCGGGTAGCGCTGGGTCAGGCCGGCCAGGTAGTCGGCGAAACCTTCGGCGCTGAACACCTTGCCTTCGCCTTCGAGGTCGTACTGGCCGTCCTTGAAGAATTCGGAGGAGGCGCAGTCCAGGGCCAGAGTCACGTCTTCGCCCAGCTTGTAGCCGGCGTTGGCGACGGCTTCGGCGATAGCGGCCAGGGCGTCTTCGTTGGAAGCCAGGTTCGGTGCGAAGCCGCCTTCGTCACCCACGGCGGTGTTCAGGCCACGGGCCTTCAGCACGGCCTTGAGGTGATGGAAGATCTCGGCGCCCATGCGCAGCGCGTCGGCGAAGTTCTTGGCGCCCACCGGCTGAACCATGAACTCCTGGATGTCGACGTTGTTATCGGCGTGCTCGCCGCCGTTGATGATGTTCATCATCGGAACCGGCATGGAGTACTGGCCCGGGGTGCCGTTGAGGTCGGCGATGTGCGCGTACAGCGGCACGCCCTTGGCCTGAGCGGCGGCCTTGGCGGCAGCCAGGGACACGGCCAGGATGGCGTTGGCGCCCAGCTTGCCTTTGTTCTCGGTGCCATCGAGGTCGATCATCGCGTGATCCAGACCTTTCTGGTCAGCCGCGTCCTTGCCCAGCAGCAGGTCGCGGATCGGGCCGTTGATGTTGGCCACGGCTTTCAGCACGCCCTTGCCCAGGTAACGGCTCTTGTCGCCATCGCGCAGTTCGAGGGCCTCGCGGGAACCGGTGGATGCACCGGACGGGGCGCAAGCGCTGCCGACGATGCCGTTGTCCAGGATCACGTCCGCTTCAACGGTCGGGTTGCCGCGGGAGTCCAGGACCTCACGGCCCTTGATGTCGACGATCTTTGCCATTCTTGATAACACTCCGAAGATAGAGATAAACGGGGCGGCTGGTGAGACATCAGAACCTGCTCGATGCCCCGCCGAGCTTGACGCTACGGGGCGCAACGAGCGGATTCTCAGGCAGTCTCGATGGTGGGGAAACTCTTGACCAGGTCATCCAGCTGCTTGAGCTGGGACAGGAAAGGCTCGAGCTTGTTCAAGCGCAGCGCGCACGGGCCGTCGCATTTGGCGTTCTCGGGGTCCGGATGGGCCTCCAGGAACAGGCCGGCAAGGCCCTGGCTCATGCCGGCCTTGGCCAGGTCGGTGACCTGGGCGCGGCGACCGCCGGCGGAATCGGCGCGGCCGCCCGGCATCTGCAGGGCATGGGTCACGTCGAAGAACACCGGGTACTCGAACTGCTTCATGATGCCGAAGCCGAGCATGTCCACCACCAGGTTGTTGTACCCGAAGGAGGAGCCACGCTCGCAGAGGATCAGCTGGTCGTTACCGGCCTCCTCGCACTTGCGCAGGATGTGTTTCATCTCCTGCGGCGCGAGGAACTGGGCCTTCTTGATATTGATCACCGCATTGGTCTTGGCCATGGCCACGACCAGGTCGGTCTGCCGGGACAGGAAGGCCGGCAGCTGGATGATGTCGCAGACCTCGGCCACCGGAGCGGCCTGGTAGGGCTCGTGCACGTCGGTGATGACCGGCACGTTGAAGGTCTTCTTGATCTCTTCGAAGATCTTCAGCCCCTCTTCCATGCCTGGACCACGGAACGAGGTGATCGAGGAACGGTTGGCCTTGTCGAAGCTGGCCTTGAACACGTAGGGGATACCCAGCTTCTGGGTGACCTTCACGTACTCTTCGCAGACCTGCATGGCCAGGTCGCGCGACTCCAGCACGTTCATGCCGCCGAACAGCACGAACGGCAGGTCGTTGCCGATCTGGATATCACCGACGCGGATGATCTTCTGGCTCATGCTCAGGCTTTCCCGGCTTGTTTCAGGGCGGCGTTGACGAAGCCGCTGAACAGCGGGTGGCCATCACGCGGGGTGGAGGTGAATTCCGGGTGGAACTGGCAGGCCACGAACCACGGATGGTCCGGCGCTTCCACGACTTCCACCAGCGCGCCGTCGCCGGAGCGGCCGGAAATCTTCAGGCCGGCGGCTTCCAGTTGCGGACGCAGGTTGTTGTTCACTTCGTAGCGGTGACGGTGACGCTCGACGATCACGTCCTTGCCGTAGCAGTCGTGCACCAGGGTGCCGGCGGACAGCAGGCACTCCTGGGCGCCCAGGCGCATGGTGCCGCCCAGGTCGGAAGCCTCGGTGCGCACTTCGGTGGCGCCGGTGGCGTCCTGCCATTCGGTGATCAGGCCGACGACCGGATGGCCGCTGGACTTGTCGAATTCGGTGGAGTTGGCATCGGTCCAGCCCAGCACGTTGCGGGCGTACTCGATGACGGCCACCTGCATGCCCAGGCAGATGCCCAGGTACGGAACCTTGTTCTCGCGGGCGTACTGCACGGCGGTGATCTTGCCTTCCACGCCGCGCAGGCCGAAGCCGCCCGGCACCAGGATGGCGTCGGCGCCTTCGAGCAGGCTGGTGCCCTGCTGCTCGATGTCCTCGGAGTCGATGTAGCGCAGGTTGACCTTGGTGCGGCTCTGGATGCCCGCGTGGGTCATGGCTTCGATCAGCGACTTGTAGGCGTCGAGCAGTTCCATGTACTTGCCGACCATGGCGATGGTGACTTCGCGCTCGGGGTTGAGCTTGGCGTCGACCACGCGGTCCCACTCGGACAGGTCGGCCGGGCCGCACTCCAGGCCGAAGCGCTCGACGACCAGGTCATCGACGCCCTGGGCGTGCAGCACGGAGGGGATGCGATAGATGGTGTCGACGTCTTCCAGCGAGATGACCGCGCGTTCTTCCACGTTGGTGAAGAGGGCGATCTTGCGACGGGAGGAGACGTCCACCGGATGGTCGGAACGGCAGACCAGGATGTCCGGCTGCAGGCCGATGGAGCGCAGTTCCTTGACCGAATGCTGGGTCGGCTTGGTCTTGGTCTCGCCCGCGGTGGCGATGTACGGGACCAGCGTCAGGTGCATCAGCATGGCGCGGCGCGAGCCGATCTCCACGCGCAGCTGGCGGATGGCCTCGAGGAAGGGTTGCGACTCGATGTCACCCACGGTGCCGCCAACTTCAACCAGGGCCACGTCGGCATCGCCGGCGCCCTTGATGATGCGACGCTTGATCTCGTCGGTGATGTGCGGAATCACCTGCACGGTGGCGCCCAGGTAGTCACCACGGCGCTCCTTGCGCAGCACGTCCATGTAGACGCGGCCGGTGGTGAAGTTGTTGTTCTGGGTCATCGTGGTACGAACGAAGCGCTCGTAGTGGCCCAGATCGAGGTCGGTTTCCGCGCCGTCGTGGGTGACGAACACCTCACCGTGCTGGAACGGGCTCATGGTGCCCGGATCGACGTTGATGTAGGGGTCCAGCTTGAGCATCGTGATCTTCAGGCCACGCGCTTCCAGAATGGCAGCCAAGGAAGCCGAGGCGATGCCTTTCCCCAATGAAGAAACAACACCACCCGTGACGAAGATGTAGCGCGTCATGAAAAGCCCTGAATGTCAGCGTTTAGGCGGCTCGGCCGCCGGGG from Pseudomonas sp. GCEP-101 includes these protein-coding regions:
- the fghA gene encoding S-formylglutathione hydrolase yields the protein MTDSIELISSQKSFGGWHQRYRHRSATLGCDMVFAVYLPPQAEPEAGLPVLYWLSGLTCTDENFMQKAGAQRVAAELGIVIVAPDTSPRGPDVPGDPDGAWDFGLGAGFYVNATQEPWARHYRMHDYVVQELPALIEANFPVSLKRGISGHSMGGHGALICALRNPGRYRSLSAFAPISHPSDCPWGQKALGRFLGEDPAAWREWDAVELLGNASERLPILVDQGDRDDFLAVQLKPQALRDAAAAAGHPLELRLQPGYDHSYYFIASFIEDHLRHHAAALCD
- a CDS encoding LysR substrate-binding domain-containing protein, with the protein product MHRWEGLDEFVAVAETGQFTAAAERLGVSSSHVSRQVARLEERLQTRLLYRSTRKVTLSEAGQTFLQHCRRLQDAREEALRAVSDLSAEPKGLLRMTCAVAYGERFVVPLVNEFMAEFPQLRVEIELSNRQLDLLHEGFDLAIRLGRLSDSRLVATRLAPRVMYLCATPQYLDRHGTPQSVAELARHNCLVGSSDQWSFLEDGRETQHRVQGNWRCNSGQAVLDAALRGFGLCQLPDYYVLEHLRSGRLVSLLEAHQPPNTGVWALYPQQRHLSPKVRQLVDHLKEGLQHLEHSPLS
- the surE gene encoding 5'/3'-nucleotidase SurE; the encoded protein is MRILIANDDGVTAPGIAALHDALSAYADCIVIAPETDRSGASSSLTLDRPLHPHRLGNGFISLNGTPTDCVHLGLNGLLDELPDMVVSGINLGANLGDDVLYSGTVAAALEGRFLSRPAFAFSLCSRLTNNLPTAMHFARLLVESHDKLDLPPRTVLNVNIPNLPLDRIKGIQLTRLGHRARAAAPVKVVNPRGKEGYWIAAAGDAEDGGEGTDFHAVMQGYVSITPLQMDRTFREAFNVLGDWLGGIDHGQ
- the ispD gene encoding 2-C-methyl-D-erythritol 4-phosphate cytidylyltransferase, which produces MTTPAFWAVIPAAGIGSRMRADRPKQYLDLAGRSILERTLDCFLGHPRLKGLVVCLATDDPWWPTLPSASNERIQCADGGRERADSVLNGLLRLTELGAGSDDWVLVHDAARPNLARSDLDRLLDELEFDAVGGLLGVPARDTLKRVGADGRVVETIDRSVVWQAYTPQMFRLGALHRALADALVADAAITDEASAMEWAGYQPRMVEGRIDNIKVTTPEDLQRLQRHFAKP
- the yedF gene encoding sulfurtransferase-like selenium metabolism protein YedF; protein product: MPDTKTPTLSLDLRGEHCPYNAIATLETLATLKPGDLLEVITDCSQSVHGIPEDTQRHGYHCLAVEQHGALFRFLIEVPLLG
- the ftsB gene encoding cell division protein FtsB, translated to MRLRSPYWLFVVLILALAGLQYRLWVGDGSLAQVRDLQKQIADQQGENERLLERNRILEAEVAELKKGTETVEERARHELGMVKDKETLYQLAQ
- the truD gene encoding tRNA pseudouridine(13) synthase TruD, which encodes MTELELLGPRAHGESCGRAVLKAVAEDFQVDEVLDIPLSGDGEHLWLWVEKRGLNTEEAARRLARAAGVPVKMISYAGLKDRQALTRQWFSLHLPGKSDPDLAGAEDDSLRILERNRHRRKLQRGAHSANGFTLRLTELQADRERLEARLKAIVAQGVPNYFGTQRFGHDGGNVFDARGFAERGKLPEHRNMRSRLLSAARSYVFNQVLARRVAEGTWNRAQVGDLLAFTDSRSFFPAGEAECTDPRLAALDLHPTGPLWGEGDSPAANRPGEMERSVQHTEMALCQWLASADMAHERRILRLPIPGLTWHYPAPDILQLEFVLPAGCFATVVVRELIDLVPAGQTESPCAY
- the ispF gene encoding 2-C-methyl-D-erythritol 2,4-cyclodiphosphate synthase, translating into MRIGHGYDVHRFGEGDFITLGGVRIPHRFGLVAHSDGDVLLHALSDALLGACALGDIGKHFPDTDPQFKGADSRALLRHVLSLVEAKGWKVENVDTTIIAQAPKMAPHIQRMRETIAADLKVELEQVNVKATTTEKLGFTGREEGIAVHAVALLARA
- the yedE gene encoding selenium metabolism membrane protein YedE/FdhT, with the translated sequence MSALYSFRERYLLRFWTPLPTLVALGVISAYYFAMTGTFWAVTGEFTRWGGHVLSWFGLQPQEWSYFKIIGLQGTPLDRIDGVMIIGMFFGALICALWAGNVSLRWPTSKRRLVQGLIGGVIAGFGARLAMGCNLAAFFTGIPMFSVHAWAFMFATVLGAWFGVKISLLPFLRVPLKVGGKAAALPSAEALARRAQLQWRLGMGVLAIAALFAAWRFEVSLVLGMACLFGLLFGGLIERAQICFTSAARDLWTTGRTQAAMGILLGMAAACVGTFAAIHNGLPPKIFWMGPNAVIGGVLFGLGIVLAGGCETGWMYRSMEGQVHFWVVGIGNVIGGTLVAVYWDELGTRLALPYPKLNLLQEFGPGGGLLITFAGLALCMLLVQLNAKRFTRKRKPSDARHQDADAVA
- a CDS encoding S-(hydroxymethyl)glutathione dehydrogenase/class III alcohol dehydrogenase, with protein sequence MIKSRAAVAFAPNKPLEIVEVDVAPPQKGEVLVRIVATGVCHTDAYTLSGQDSEGVFPCILGHEGGGIVEAVGEGVTSLKVGDHVIPLYTAECRECKFCKSGKTNLCQAVRATQGKGLMPDGTSRFSYNGEPIYHYMGCSTFSEYTVLPEISLAKIPEEAPLEKVCLLGCGVTTGIGAVLNTAKVEEGATVAIFGLGGIGLAAIIGAKMAKASRIIAVDINPAKFDIAKELGATDFVNPKDHQKPIQEVIVEMTDGGVDYSFECVGNVQLMRAALECCHKGWGESTIIGVAGAGQEISTRPFQLVTGRVWRGSAFGGVKGRTELPSYVEKAQKGEIPLDTFITHTMGLEKINEAFDLMHEGKSIRSVIHY